The Penicillium oxalicum strain HP7-1 chromosome VI, whole genome shotgun sequence genome window below encodes:
- a CDS encoding Protein transport protein sec22: MVKSTQIARLDGLMLAASVDDEQAEAELSEIKGQAKMIFRRLNRNSAPQASIESGQYNLHYMIQNDVCFLCICDRSYPRKLAFTYLADVASEFTTTYTQSQYLSPTLRPYAFVEFDTFIQRTKKLYQDSRASQNLDKLNDELRDVTKVMTKNIEDLLYRGDSLERMGELSGRLREDSKKYRKAAVRINWELLVKQYGPFVGVGFVVLVLLWWRFF, from the exons ATGGTGAAATCGACACAGATCGCCCGGCTCGATG GGCTGATGCTGGCTGCTTCTGTTGATGACGAGCAG gccgaggctgagctGTCTGAAATCAAAGGCCAGGCCAAGATGATCTTTCGGCGGTTGAATCGCAATTCCGCACCGCAGGCGAGCATCGAATCTGGACAATATAACCTCCA TTACATGATCCAAAATGACGTTTGCTTTTTATGCATTTGCGATCGATCATATCCACGAAAACTTGCGTTCACATACCTCGCTGACGTGGCCTCCGAGTTCACTACCACCTACACGCAATCACAATATCTCTCCCCAACACTCCGACCTTACGCCTTTGTCGAATTCGACACCTTCATTCAGCGGACAAAGAAACTGTATCAAGACAGTCGAGCTTCCCAGAATCTGGACAAGTTGAACGACGAGCTGCGTGATGTCACCAAAGTCATGACCAAGAACATTGAGGATCTTCTCTATCGCGGAGACAGCTTGGAGCGAATGGGAGAATTATCAGGCCGACTCCGGGAGGACAGTAAGAAATATCGAAAGGCAGCAGTACGGATCAATTGGGAATTGTTGGTGAAGCAG TATGGTCCTTTCGTCGGCGTTGGTTTTGTTGTGTTGGTTTTGCTGTGGTGGCGGTTTTTCTGA
- a CDS encoding putative mannosyl-oligosaccharide glucosidase, whose protein sequence is MHRLKFSLLLVSLLNAIGALANQSPNDVSILIKEAARANNESLLWGPYKSNLYFGVRPRVANSLAAGLMWAKVDDYATVQQNFRHTCEQNEGMAGYGWDEYDIRKGGRETIHDAGNTLDLTIDFIKVPGGQHGGSWGFRVKGVPREDGRPDQPVAVVFYATLEGLGQLGVDMSTASDHKPLEGDLRFNGYSSELGDFTIDVTDGPASNEYLEIDDDQLGKPLGHGLVSSATMPKEHLWQAKGILFSQMKGEVDAAIEKLGTDNPPHPAQLFTIKHVPGDGNVHLVQKVFKGPFEFDVLFSSGSAPKPLTSDTITEQKKEAILSFSDRFRQVLAPQAPFDRDDEFTTFSKAMISNLIGGIGFFHGDDVVDRSASPAYDEENEGFWEETAKARAEAKPVTEGPKDLFTCVPSRPFFPRGFLWDEGFHLIPIMEYDSDLALEIIKSWFHLMDEDGWIAREQILGHEARSKVPAEFTVQYPHYANPPTLFMALEDFMDRARTNQSAQAESAGSQDPAESLRSATLRNPDLANGYLRSFYPLMKRHYFWYRKTQRGDIKSYDREAFSTKEAYRWRGRSVQHILTSGIDDYPRPQPPHPGELHVDLISWMGMMTRTLRRIAEYLGEAEDAEEFAYYENAITRNIDDLHWDEKEQTFCDATIDEFEESVHVCHKGYISIFPFLTGMLSPDSPRLKAVLDLISDPDELWSDYGIRSLSKKDKYYGTEENYWRSPVWMPINYLVLKNLYELAVVSGPHQNQARQMYTDLRKNLAENIFKEWKRTGFAWEQYNPETGVGQRTQHFTGWTSLVVNVMAMPNLQQGTPAPHDEL, encoded by the exons ATGCATCGGCTGAAATTCTCCCTATTATTGGTGTCGCTCCTCAATGCCATTGGAGCCCTTGCCAATCAAAGTCCCAATGACGTGTCAATCTTGATTAAAGAGGCTGCCCGTGCGAACAACGAGTCGCTATTATGGGGCCCGTACAAGTCCAACCTCTACTTCGGCGTGCGGCCGCGTGTTGCAAACAGTTTGGCCGCAGGTCTCATGTGGGCCAAAGTCGATGATTATGCTACAGTTCAGCAAA ACTTTAGGCACACTTGCGAACAGAATGAAGGCATGGCAGGTTATGGCTGGGATGAGTATGATATCCGGAAAGGTGGTCGAGAAACCATTCACGACGCCGGTAATACTTTGGACTTGACAATTGATTTCATCAAAGTGCCGGGTGGTCAACATGGTGGCAGCTGGGGCTTCCGTGTGAAAGGAGTCCCACGAGAGGATGGGAGGCCCGACCAGCCTGTTGCAGTTGTGTTCTATGCCACCTTGGAAGGACTGGGTCAGCTGGGGGTTGACATGAGCACTGCCTCCGACCACAAGCCACTGGAGGGTGACTTGAGGTTCAACGGGTACTCCTCAGAGCTGGGAGATTTCACAATCGATGTCACCGACGGTCCGGCCAGCAATGAGTATCTTGAAATTGATGACGATCAGTTGGGTAAGCCGCTGGGTCACGGCCTGGTGTCCAGCGCAACAATGCCGAAGGAGCATCTTTGGCAGGCGAAGG GTATCCTCTTTTCGCAGATGAAGGGCGAGGTTGACGCTGCCATTGAGAAACTTGGCACCGATAATCCccctcatccagctcaactCTTTACAATCAAGCATGTACCCGGCGACGGCAATGTTCACCTTGTGCAAAAGGTTTTTAAGGGACCCTTTGAG TTTGATGTTCTCTTTTCATCGGGTTCTGCCCCCAAGCCTTTGACTT CGGACACAATTAcagagcagaagaaagaagcaaTTCTGTCGTTCTCTGATAGGTTCAGGCAGGTGCTTGCTCCTCAGGCGCCATTTGACCGCGATGATGAGTTCACCACTTTCTCCAAGGCCATGATATCGAATTTGATTGGCGGGATCGGATTTTTCCATGGTGACGATGTGGTTGATCGTTCTGCTTCCCCTGCCTACGACGAGGAAAATGAGGGCTTCTGGGAAGAGACTGCGAAGGCTCGCGCTGAAGCCAAACCGGTGACAGAGGGACCCAAGGACCTTTTCACATGTGTTCCCTCCCGACCATTCTTCCCGAGAGGCTTTCTTTGGGATGAGGGCTTTCACCTGATTCCCATCATGGAATACGACTCTGACCTGGC TCTAGAAATCATCAAAAGTTGGTTCCATCTAATGGACGAGGACGGATGGATTGCGAGAGAGCAGATTTTGGGACACGAGGCACGAAGCAAAGTTCCCGCTGAGTTCACGGTTCAGTATCCTCATTACGCAAACCCTCCGACACTCTTCATGGCCTTGGAAGATTTTATGGACAGGGCGAGGACCAACCAGAGTGCTCAAGCAGAAAGTGCAGGTAGCCAGGATCCAGCTGAATCTCTTCGTTCGGCCACATTACGCAACCCTGACTTGGCAAATGGCTACCTCCGCTCTTTCTATCCTTTGATGAAGAGACACTACTTCTGGTACCGGAAAACCCAGCGCGGGGATATCAAATCTTACGATCGGGAGGCTTTCTCCACTAAAGAGGCCTACCGCTGGCGAGGACGCTCGGTACAACACATTTTGACTTCTGGTATTGATGATTATCCCCGACCTCAGCCCCCTCATCCCGGTGAGCTGCATGTGGATCTCATTAGCTGGATGGGTATGATGACCCGTACGCTGCGTCGCATTGCAGAGTACCTGGGTGAAGCAGAGGATGCCGAGGAATTCGCCTACTACGAGAACGCCATCACACGCAACATCGATGACCTTCATTGGGATGAAAAGGAACAGACTTTCTGTGATGCTACTATCGACGAGTTTGAAGAGAGCGTCCATGTGTGCCACAAAGGCTATATCTCTATCTTCCCATTCCTGACCGGCATGCTCAGTCCTGATAGCCCTCGTTTGAAGGCTGTCCTCGATCTGATCAGTGACCCGGACGAGCTGTGGAGTGATTATGGTATTCGCAGTCTgagcaagaaggacaagTACTACGGCACAGAAGAAAACTATTGGCGAAGCCCCGTCTGGATGCCAATCAACTACCTTGTGTTGAAAAACCTCTAT GAACTTGCCGTTGTCTCTGGCCCTCATCAGAACCAAGCTCGGCAGATGTACACTGATTTACGCAAAAATCTGGCGGAAAACATCTTCAAGGAATGGAAGAGGACTGGCTTCGCCTGGGAGCAGTACAATCCAGAAACGGGCGTGGGGCAGCGGACTCAGCACTTCACTGGCTGGACCAGTCTCGTGGTGAACGTGATGGCAATGCCGAATTTGCAACAGGGCACGCCTGCTCCTCACGACGAGCTATAA
- a CDS encoding putative dolichyldiphosphatase, translating into MGDTPLASLSFTHVHYNPHDPLSFASAWLALAPQALCVSYATLIWASREVEVIFMFGGQLSCEALNFVLKRIIKEERPKEMFGKGYGMPSSHAQFMTYFAVYMSLFLAFRHSPSYAGSYPYSDFLLRSALIVGLCASAVAVSASRVYLSYHTPQQVLAGSAAGFLCACGWFVVTGLLRRSGWVDWATEMTLCRLLRVRDLLVNEDLAEAGWQRWEALRLRRRGGSMKRSD; encoded by the exons ATGGGCGACACACCTCTAGCCTCACTGTCTTTCACCCATGTCCATTAT AACCCCCATGATCCACTGTCTTTTGCATCAGCATGGCTCGCCCTAGCCCCCCAGGCGCTGTGCGTCTCTTATGCTACCCTGATCTGGGCCTCACGCGAGGTGGAGGTTATCTTCATGTTCGGTGGGCAACTGAGTTGTGAGGCATTGAATTTTGTGTTGAAGAGGATTATCAAGGAAGAGCGACCAAAGG AAATGTTTGGCAAGGGTTATGGTATGCCATCGTCTCACGCCCAGTTCATGACCTACTTCGCTGTCTACAtgtccctcttcctcgcatTTCGCCATTCCCCCTCCTACGCGGGCTCCTACCCATACTCGGATTTCTTGCTGCGCAGTGCCTTGATCGTAGGGCTATGTGCCAGTGCGGTGGCGGTTTCAGCGAGCCGTGTCTACCTGAGCTACCATACACCCCAGCAGGTTCTGGCGGGCTCTGCAGCCGGCTTCTTGTGTGCGTGTGGGTGGTTCGTAGTGACGGGTCTGCTCCGTCGGTCGGGTTGGGTCGACTGGGCCACTGAAATGACCCTCTGCCGTCTTTTGAGGGTGCGGGATCTTTTGGTAAATGAGGACCTGGCTGAGGCGGGGTGGCAACGGTGGGAAGCtttgaggttgagaagaCGTGGGGGGTCGATGAAGAGGTCAGATTAG